The Exiguobacterium mexicanum genome includes a window with the following:
- a CDS encoding ABC transporter permease, which yields MNWYALKRQLNGWAILSFIALLFIVLPGVVVLVELFAPVNDNWQHIREYLLPTYVRNTLFIMLATGLLTTIIGTSLAWFVTVYDFPFRKFFKWALILPLAIPPYIGGYTYHGILNYTGVIQTTLRNEFGITVDQTYFNIMTIQGTVFIFTLFLYPYIYTITRAFLHNQSSSMIENARILGRGSWDIFFTVVIPISRVAIIGGVSLVLMEVLNDYGVVKYFGIQTFSTAIFSTWFGMKDTSSALKLAGTLMILVIAILTMERLVRGRKQFSYATTKVKPLKPRQLNGWHRYAVFGYVATIFAVAFLIPFVQLVAWTVLTFEQVFTAEFFRLVWNTVSVAFIATVIILVFALIIANYTRLFPSNMTRVISKVTTLGYSIPGAAIAIAVITLFLLLDEWVLNVALALDLGQTFVFRTTLIMLIFAYVIRFLAIGYNSIESGFEKVGKSFTEASRMLGWGTVQTFFRVDIPMIKGAIMSAFILVFIDIMKELPLTLFLQPFNFSTLATQAFKYVSDEKIHEAALASIVIVLMSGLLIFVFHKVLDKEAD from the coding sequence ATGAACTGGTACGCGCTGAAACGACAACTGAATGGATGGGCCATCCTCAGCTTTATCGCGCTCTTGTTCATCGTCCTGCCAGGTGTCGTCGTCTTGGTCGAACTATTCGCACCGGTCAATGACAACTGGCAACACATCCGCGAGTATTTGTTGCCGACTTACGTACGCAATACCCTGTTCATCATGCTTGCGACCGGCCTGCTGACGACGATTATCGGGACGAGCTTAGCTTGGTTCGTCACGGTATACGACTTCCCGTTCCGTAAGTTCTTCAAATGGGCGCTCATCTTACCGCTCGCCATCCCGCCTTATATCGGGGGATACACGTATCACGGGATTTTGAACTATACGGGCGTCATCCAGACGACGCTACGCAATGAGTTCGGCATCACCGTCGACCAGACGTATTTCAACATCATGACGATTCAAGGAACGGTGTTCATCTTCACGCTGTTCTTGTATCCATACATTTACACGATCACGCGGGCCTTCTTGCACAACCAATCGTCCTCGATGATTGAGAACGCCCGCATCCTCGGCCGCGGCTCATGGGATATCTTCTTCACCGTCGTCATCCCGATTTCGCGTGTCGCCATCATCGGCGGGGTCAGCCTCGTGTTGATGGAAGTATTGAACGACTATGGGGTCGTCAAATACTTCGGGATTCAAACGTTCAGCACGGCCATCTTCAGTACGTGGTTCGGGATGAAAGATACGTCCTCGGCGCTGAAACTCGCCGGGACGCTCATGATTCTCGTCATCGCCATCTTGACGATGGAACGGCTCGTCCGAGGTCGGAAGCAGTTCAGCTATGCGACGACGAAAGTGAAGCCGCTCAAACCGAGACAATTGAACGGGTGGCACCGCTACGCCGTATTCGGCTATGTGGCGACCATCTTCGCCGTCGCGTTCCTCATCCCGTTCGTGCAGCTCGTCGCTTGGACGGTATTGACGTTCGAACAAGTGTTCACGGCCGAGTTTTTCCGCCTCGTCTGGAACACGGTGAGCGTGGCGTTCATTGCGACCGTGATCATTCTCGTGTTCGCGCTCATCATCGCCAACTACACGCGCCTGTTCCCGTCGAACATGACACGCGTCATCTCGAAAGTGACGACGCTCGGTTATTCGATTCCGGGAGCGGCCATCGCCATCGCCGTCATCACGTTGTTCTTGCTGCTTGATGAGTGGGTGCTGAACGTGGCGCTCGCCTTAGATTTAGGCCAGACGTTCGTGTTCAGGACGACGCTCATCATGCTCATCTTCGCCTACGTCATCCGCTTCCTCGCCATCGGCTATAACTCGATCGAGAGCGGATTTGAGAAAGTCGGCAAATCGTTCACGGAAGCGTCGCGCATGCTCGGCTGGGGAACGGTGCAGACGTTCTTCCGAGTCGACATCCCGATGATTAAAGGGGCGATCATGAGCGCGTTCATCCTCGTCTTTATCGATATTATGAAAGAATTGCCGCTGACGCTGTTTTTACAGCCGTTCAATTTTTCGACGCTCGCCACACAGGCGTTCAAATATGTCAGTGACGAGAAGATACATGAGGCCGCGCTCGCCTCAATCGTCATCGTGCTCATGAGCGGACTGTTGATCTTTGTGTTCCATAAGGTGCTTGATAAGGAGGCCGACTAA
- a CDS encoding glycoside hydrolase family 13 protein, whose translation MKQWWKEAVVYQIYPRSFNDSNGDGIGDIPGITEKMSYLAELGIDVIWLSPVYDSPNDDNGYDIRNYRAIMDEFGTMDDFDAMLEEAHRHGIKIMMDLVVNHSSDEHQWFMESRSSKDSPYRDYYIWKKGENGQPPTNWGAFFGGSAWQYDEASDEYYLHLFSKKQPDLNWESETLRREVYDLMTYWLDKGVDGFRMDVINMISKDPSYPDGETRGTGYGDGTPFFFNGPRIHEFMQEMNREVLSKYDTITVGEMPGVSVDEAKLYTGTDRDELNMVFHFEHVDVGNGSFGKWNPTDWKLTDLKTIFSRWQEGLEEDGWNSLYWSNHDQPRAISRFGNDSDEYRVVSGKMLATLLHMLKGTPYIYQGEEFGMTNVAFDSIDEYRDIETLNAYRDYTTNGLLTHDEIFRGIHARGRDNSRTPVQWSAEAQGGFTSGTPWIGVNPNYTTVNAEAARRDPDSLFHYYRQLIQLRKQNPIVVYGRYELLLPDDEAVYAFTRTFEGETWLVLCNFSDETVTRELPYDVTERVIGNMEPIEPFTLRPYEAQVYKV comes from the coding sequence ATGAAACAATGGTGGAAAGAAGCGGTCGTCTATCAAATTTACCCGCGCAGCTTTAATGACTCGAACGGTGACGGGATTGGGGACATCCCTGGAATCACCGAGAAGATGTCGTATTTGGCGGAACTCGGCATCGATGTCATCTGGCTATCGCCGGTGTACGATTCACCGAACGACGACAACGGATACGACATCCGCAATTACCGGGCCATCATGGATGAGTTCGGAACGATGGACGATTTTGATGCGATGCTCGAAGAAGCGCATCGTCACGGCATCAAAATTATGATGGACCTCGTCGTCAACCACTCGTCGGACGAACACCAATGGTTCATGGAGTCGCGCTCCTCAAAAGACAGCCCATATCGGGACTACTACATTTGGAAAAAAGGCGAGAACGGTCAGCCACCGACGAACTGGGGTGCTTTCTTCGGAGGGAGTGCCTGGCAATACGATGAGGCAAGCGACGAATACTACTTGCATCTGTTCAGCAAAAAGCAACCAGACTTGAACTGGGAGTCAGAGACGTTGCGCCGTGAAGTATACGATTTGATGACGTACTGGCTCGACAAAGGGGTCGACGGTTTCCGAATGGATGTCATCAACATGATTTCGAAAGATCCGAGTTATCCAGACGGCGAGACGCGGGGGACAGGTTACGGGGACGGCACACCGTTCTTCTTCAATGGGCCGCGCATCCATGAGTTCATGCAGGAGATGAATCGTGAGGTCCTGTCGAAATACGATACGATCACGGTTGGTGAGATGCCGGGCGTCAGCGTCGACGAGGCGAAGCTTTATACAGGAACAGACCGTGACGAGTTGAACATGGTGTTCCATTTCGAACACGTCGACGTCGGCAACGGCAGTTTCGGCAAATGGAACCCGACGGACTGGAAGTTGACGGATTTGAAGACAATCTTCTCGCGTTGGCAAGAAGGTCTTGAGGAAGATGGCTGGAACAGTCTCTATTGGAGCAACCATGACCAACCGCGAGCCATTTCACGGTTCGGGAACGACTCGGACGAGTATCGTGTCGTCTCTGGCAAGATGCTGGCGACGCTCCTGCACATGCTGAAAGGGACGCCATACATCTATCAAGGTGAAGAGTTCGGGATGACGAACGTGGCGTTCGACTCGATTGATGAGTACCGTGACATCGAGACACTCAACGCGTATCGGGATTACACGACGAATGGCTTATTGACGCATGATGAGATTTTCCGCGGTATTCACGCACGTGGGCGCGACAACTCGCGGACACCGGTCCAGTGGTCGGCCGAGGCGCAAGGCGGATTCACGTCCGGAACGCCTTGGATTGGGGTCAACCCGAACTATACGACCGTGAACGCGGAAGCGGCGCGGCGTGATCCAGACTCGCTGTTCCATTACTATCGCCAGTTGATTCAGCTCCGGAAACAAAATCCGATCGTTGTCTACGGGAGGTATGAACTGTTACTCCCAGACGATGAAGCGGTATACGCCTTCACTCGAACGTTCGAAGGGGAGACGTGGCTCGTGCTCTGCAACTTCTCGGATGAGACGGTGACACGCGAACTCCCGTATGACGTGACAGAACGTGTCATCGGGAACATGGAACCGATCGAACCGTTCACGCTTCGTCCGTACGAAGCGCAAGTGTATAAAGTGTGA
- a CDS encoding copper amine oxidase, translating to MKKKTMNKIVAPALALGLLVPLNAQAADHAPTASTPAGDLRATLDQLLSEHYVLAVTSMMKAYDGAPDAEVAMKALDQNALDMTPAIASIYGDEGAAQFEDIFAGHNDYSADFVEAAKSEDKELRADAEAEVDEFVEEFSTFLDAATEGNLPKDAAADVLELHEDQVLSVFDNYVAGDYESAYMTYREGYKLMFDISKALSGAIVTQMPDKFETAADTPAVEFRSTLNSLAGEHFALAAIGMQKGYDQAEDFDYVSWAEDQNTLDFKAAIGSVYGDEGAAQFEKVWNGNHITAQGDIVAATLEGDEAKIEEARMKLDQFAVDFSTFLDAATEGNLPQEAGQEAIKQHEALVLQTFDQYVAGDADAAWMSFREGYAFMFGVGETLGNAIVTQMPDKFAETTMPEEMPETGLGGAQEQSMNTLYAGLAVLGGILLAFVTLRNRKVSEQ from the coding sequence ATGAAGAAGAAAACAATGAACAAGATTGTAGCGCCGGCACTCGCACTCGGCTTACTCGTCCCATTGAATGCACAGGCAGCGGATCACGCGCCGACAGCAAGCACACCAGCAGGTGACTTACGAGCCACGCTCGACCAATTACTGTCTGAGCATTACGTCTTAGCCGTCACATCGATGATGAAAGCTTATGATGGAGCACCAGACGCTGAAGTCGCGATGAAGGCACTCGATCAAAACGCACTCGACATGACACCGGCCATCGCTTCGATTTATGGAGATGAGGGCGCAGCCCAGTTCGAAGACATCTTCGCTGGTCACAACGACTACTCAGCTGACTTCGTTGAAGCGGCTAAATCAGAAGACAAAGAGCTTCGCGCTGACGCTGAAGCTGAGGTCGACGAATTCGTCGAAGAGTTCTCAACATTCCTTGATGCAGCAACAGAAGGTAACTTACCAAAAGACGCAGCCGCTGACGTACTTGAGCTTCACGAAGACCAAGTTCTCTCAGTATTCGACAACTATGTCGCAGGTGACTACGAGTCGGCATACATGACGTACCGCGAAGGGTACAAGCTCATGTTCGACATCAGTAAAGCCCTCTCAGGCGCAATCGTCACACAGATGCCTGACAAGTTTGAAACTGCTGCTGACACACCGGCCGTCGAGTTTCGTTCAACATTGAACAGCCTTGCTGGTGAACACTTCGCTCTCGCAGCAATCGGCATGCAAAAAGGCTACGATCAAGCAGAAGACTTCGACTACGTGAGCTGGGCTGAAGATCAGAACACACTCGATTTCAAAGCAGCCATCGGTTCAGTCTACGGTGACGAAGGTGCAGCCCAATTCGAAAAAGTATGGAACGGGAACCACATCACAGCCCAAGGTGACATCGTTGCCGCTACACTCGAAGGCGATGAAGCTAAAATTGAAGAAGCACGTATGAAGCTCGACCAGTTCGCTGTCGATTTCAGCACATTCCTCGATGCAGCGACAGAAGGTAACTTGCCACAAGAAGCTGGCCAAGAAGCCATCAAACAACATGAGGCCCTCGTGCTTCAAACGTTCGATCAGTATGTAGCTGGTGATGCGGATGCCGCTTGGATGTCATTCCGTGAAGGATACGCGTTCATGTTCGGTGTTGGTGAGACACTCGGTAACGCGATCGTGACACAAATGCCTGACAAGTTCGCTGAAACAACAATGCCTGAAGAGATGCCTGAAACAGGTCTCGGTGGTGCACAAGAACAATCAATGAACACGCTCTACGCTGGCCTTGCTGTACTTGGCGGAATCTTGCTCGCCTTCGTAACGCTTCGCAACCGTAAAGTGTCTGAACAATAA
- a CDS encoding helix-turn-helix domain-containing protein: MEIGFCGYSYHTTTYTFPFPNRLETYLIRLQTEGTARIVVNGETYTVRPGDLLLVKPGDEYELHVDTPASGDYHLFCNGSSLDTWWTATNRSRITSISIDPRLLSLWQHITEEARRPTTEQSPALIETLIEALLLMLDRSVQEMQANVRPPVVSRMMRYIEGNVTSDFKVADVADAVGLSVSRTVHLFKEVTGMTIVAYAQSIRLQLAEEQMQYTQHSLERIAELSGFRSYPYFHRIFKRKYGVAPGVYRTLQQKNEKK; encoded by the coding sequence ATGGAAATTGGCTTTTGTGGCTATTCGTATCATACAACGACCTACACTTTTCCTTTCCCTAATCGATTGGAGACGTATTTGATTCGCTTGCAGACTGAAGGCACGGCACGAATCGTCGTCAATGGAGAGACGTATACGGTAAGGCCTGGCGATTTGTTGCTCGTCAAACCTGGTGACGAGTACGAACTGCATGTCGACACCCCGGCGAGCGGGGATTATCATCTCTTCTGCAACGGTTCATCACTTGATACGTGGTGGACTGCGACGAATCGTTCCCGCATCACGTCCATCTCGATCGACCCTCGCCTGTTGTCACTCTGGCAACACATCACCGAAGAGGCACGACGCCCGACGACTGAACAAAGTCCGGCCTTGATTGAAACGCTGATTGAAGCCTTGCTTCTCATGCTCGACCGTTCCGTCCAAGAAATGCAAGCGAACGTGCGGCCACCGGTCGTGTCACGCATGATGCGTTATATAGAAGGAAACGTCACGAGCGACTTCAAAGTGGCGGACGTCGCCGACGCGGTCGGGCTCAGTGTATCGCGGACCGTCCACTTGTTCAAAGAAGTGACCGGCATGACGATTGTCGCCTATGCCCAATCGATTCGACTCCAGCTCGCCGAAGAACAGATGCAGTATACGCAACACTCTCTCGAACGGATCGCCGAGCTGTCCGGATTCCGCTCCTATCCATATTTTCATCGAATCTTTAAACGAAAATATGGCGTCGCACCAGGGGTGTATCGCACACTTCAACAAAAAAACGAAAAAAAATAA
- a CDS encoding ABC transporter ATP-binding protein has product MFVQINDLHFSYKGAQAETIKGFSISITKGEIVSLLGDSGSGKSTILRLIAGLEMPNQGVVVVNDCVCCDDCQFMPPEQRGVGMVFQDYALFPHMTVEKNIRFGLHKLSRKERNERVEEMLTLVNLSEFRHRYPYELSGGQQQRVALARALAPKPSLLILDEPFSNLDTSLQHRIRDDLRRLLKQTGTTTIFVTHDEEDAEALADRIVYLGEGKIKKQVMTENNKTFNPQIPCFV; this is encoded by the coding sequence ATGTTTGTTCAAATCAACGATTTACACTTCAGCTATAAAGGTGCGCAAGCCGAGACGATTAAAGGATTCTCAATCTCGATCACGAAAGGTGAAATCGTCTCGCTTCTCGGTGACAGCGGTTCTGGGAAGAGTACGATTTTACGCCTCATCGCAGGACTTGAGATGCCGAATCAAGGCGTCGTCGTCGTCAACGATTGTGTCTGTTGCGACGATTGCCAGTTCATGCCGCCTGAACAGCGTGGTGTCGGGATGGTGTTCCAAGACTATGCGCTCTTCCCGCATATGACCGTTGAGAAGAACATCCGCTTCGGTCTGCATAAATTGAGCCGGAAAGAGCGGAACGAGCGTGTCGAAGAGATGCTGACGCTCGTGAACTTGTCCGAGTTCCGTCATCGCTATCCGTATGAGCTCAGTGGTGGTCAGCAACAGCGTGTCGCGCTCGCGCGTGCGTTGGCACCGAAACCATCGCTCCTCATCTTGGATGAGCCGTTCAGCAACTTGGACACGTCGCTCCAACATCGCATTCGGGACGATTTGCGCCGCCTCCTCAAACAGACGGGAACGACGACCATCTTCGTTACCCACGATGAAGAGGATGCGGAGGCGCTCGCCGACCGTATCGTCTATCTCGGAGAAGGCAAAATTAAAAAGCAGGTTATGACGGAGAACAACAAGACGTTCAATCCGCAGATTCCATGTTTCGTCTAA
- a CDS encoding class F sortase, translated as MNKRHLFLALSLFCFGFWTWTSAQESSSPPVEEKQIEESPDLSAEFSLLQEEVKKLRLAEEEESAKAATPVQLQIPKIKVDTAIEQVGVLDNGQMGVPKDENQVGWFEPGVKPGSKGNAVIAGHVDSKTGPAVFYELDQLKTGDDVTIIDENGNTLTFRVTKTESYDTKNAPIEDIFGATSSRHLNLITCSGTFGDGGYDERFVVYTELVDTEINTEVELDAPTSVELRGNLLTWHAVRDDAVIGYRVYEVVDGEETHIESIPSHARKSIEVMNEQATYYVTAIDQLGNESSPSAQTK; from the coding sequence ATGAACAAGCGCCATTTGTTTCTGGCGCTCTCTCTCTTTTGTTTTGGCTTCTGGACGTGGACGAGCGCCCAAGAATCGTCGTCACCACCTGTAGAAGAAAAACAAATAGAGGAGAGCCCAGATTTATCGGCTGAATTCTCACTTCTACAGGAAGAGGTGAAGAAGCTTCGATTAGCCGAGGAAGAGGAAAGTGCCAAGGCCGCGACACCCGTCCAACTTCAAATTCCTAAAATCAAGGTCGACACCGCAATCGAACAGGTCGGCGTACTCGACAACGGCCAGATGGGCGTCCCAAAAGACGAGAACCAAGTCGGTTGGTTCGAGCCCGGCGTCAAGCCAGGCAGTAAAGGGAATGCCGTCATCGCCGGACATGTGGACAGTAAGACCGGCCCCGCCGTCTTCTATGAGCTCGATCAACTGAAGACAGGCGATGACGTGACAATTATTGATGAGAATGGCAACACGTTGACGTTTCGTGTCACAAAAACAGAGAGTTACGATACGAAAAACGCACCGATCGAAGATATTTTCGGGGCCACGTCGAGTCGACATTTGAACTTGATCACGTGTTCCGGTACGTTCGGTGACGGCGGTTACGACGAGCGTTTCGTCGTCTATACCGAACTTGTCGATACCGAGATCAATACCGAAGTCGAACTCGACGCACCGACGAGCGTCGAACTCCGCGGGAACTTATTGACGTGGCACGCCGTCCGTGACGACGCCGTCATCGGCTATCGCGTCTATGAGGTCGTCGATGGTGAAGAGACCCATATCGAGAGTATCCCGTCGCACGCTCGGAAGAGTATAGAAGTCATGAACGAACAGGCCACTTATTACGTGACAGCCATCGATCAACTCGGGAACGAGTCGAGTCCTTCCGCACAGACGAAGTGA
- a CDS encoding Fe(3+) ABC transporter substrate-binding protein, translating into MNKKYMALGLSAALTTSLLAACASTEETTTSSDNETAEESKVVNVYSSRHYDVDKELYKQFEEETGVKVNVVEGKSDELLERLNTEGDNTEADLFITADAGNLYQAKEAGHLQAVDSDVLESNVPEKYRDTDKEWFGLTKRARVIVYAKDRVKPEDLSTYEALTEEQWNGKVLVRPSENMYNISLLASFIEVNGVDQAKEWAKGMVNNFARDPQGNDRDQAKAVVAGEGDVAIMNTYYMGLMLNSEDAEEKKVAEQLGVFFPNQDTTGTHVNISGIAMTKASKNSENAKKLMEFMSDPSAQEQFASVNYEYPVNESVEPNELLKSWGEFKEQDINLSVLGENQQEAIRVFNEAGWK; encoded by the coding sequence ATGAACAAAAAGTACATGGCACTTGGCCTTTCGGCTGCGCTCACAACATCGCTTCTTGCGGCTTGCGCCAGCACAGAAGAAACGACGACTTCAAGCGACAACGAGACAGCAGAAGAGTCAAAAGTCGTTAATGTTTACTCGAGCCGTCACTATGATGTCGATAAAGAGCTTTACAAGCAGTTCGAAGAAGAGACAGGCGTGAAAGTCAACGTCGTCGAAGGGAAGAGCGATGAGTTGCTCGAGCGTTTGAACACAGAAGGCGATAACACGGAAGCCGATCTCTTCATCACAGCGGATGCAGGGAACTTGTATCAAGCGAAAGAAGCGGGACACCTGCAAGCGGTCGATAGCGACGTGCTTGAGTCGAACGTCCCAGAGAAATATCGTGACACAGATAAAGAATGGTTCGGTCTCACGAAACGGGCGCGTGTCATCGTCTATGCGAAAGACCGCGTGAAACCAGAAGACTTGTCAACGTATGAAGCACTCACAGAAGAACAGTGGAACGGCAAAGTACTCGTCCGTCCGTCTGAGAACATGTACAACATCTCGCTCCTCGCCTCATTCATCGAAGTGAACGGTGTCGACCAGGCAAAAGAGTGGGCGAAAGGCATGGTCAACAACTTTGCACGCGACCCACAAGGGAACGACCGTGACCAAGCGAAAGCAGTCGTGGCCGGTGAAGGTGATGTCGCCATTATGAACACCTACTACATGGGTCTCATGTTGAATTCGGAAGATGCGGAAGAGAAGAAAGTCGCTGAACAACTTGGCGTCTTCTTCCCGAACCAAGATACGACGGGGACACACGTGAACATCTCAGGAATCGCGATGACGAAAGCCTCGAAGAACTCGGAGAACGCGAAGAAGCTCATGGAGTTCATGTCTGATCCGTCGGCACAAGAGCAGTTCGCGAGCGTAAACTACGAGTATCCAGTAAATGAATCGGTTGAACCGAACGAACTCCTTAAATCATGGGGTGAGTTCAAAGAGCAGGACATCAACTTGTCTGTCCTCGGTGAAAACCAGCAAGAAGCCATCCGCGTCTTCAACGAAGCGGGCTGGAAATAA
- a CDS encoding TetR/AcrR family transcriptional regulator has translation MTNRSMITKQKLLDAATDIIMEHGVHHLTLDEVAKTAGVSKGGLLYHYPSKEALLTAIVERLQTEQNELYESLQADGNGPVEAFVRLFDETKLHPERSPIQIDAEKMIAFLTLFAVDQEYAERWKHDLDTFFAAFQQTSDPVETMIIRYALEGMMMSEHFNVGVAPPALKHDIIARLIERARHIDAGKTD, from the coding sequence ATGACAAACCGATCAATGATCACGAAACAGAAATTGTTGGATGCCGCGACGGATATCATCATGGAGCATGGTGTGCATCATCTTACATTAGATGAAGTCGCCAAGACGGCTGGCGTCTCGAAAGGTGGTCTCCTGTATCATTATCCATCCAAAGAAGCGCTGTTGACCGCCATCGTCGAACGGCTCCAAACCGAGCAAAACGAGTTGTACGAGTCGCTTCAAGCGGACGGCAACGGTCCTGTCGAAGCGTTCGTCCGCCTATTTGACGAGACGAAACTCCATCCCGAGCGTTCACCGATTCAAATCGACGCCGAGAAGATGATTGCCTTCTTGACGCTGTTCGCTGTCGACCAAGAGTACGCCGAACGGTGGAAGCATGACCTCGACACGTTCTTCGCAGCGTTTCAACAGACGAGCGACCCCGTCGAGACGATGATCATCCGTTATGCACTCGAAGGCATGATGATGTCCGAGCACTTCAACGTCGGCGTCGCCCCCCCTGCCTTGAAGCACGACATTATCGCTCGCTTGATCGAGCGAGCCCGGCATATCGATGCGGGTAAAACAGACTAA